The stretch of DNA ATATCTTTTGTTTTTGGTTCCAGGAATCGAATTTTAAGTGGCGCTGAGATTTTGAGTGAGAAGGATGGGATGAGGCAAGGGTATTTATAAGTAAATGGTAATTTTGACCATTGACTAATTAATTGAATATTGAAAGAATTTTCAACGCCTGATGTTTGAATTGAACCGGTtaatgttttcttttgttttgcaTATAAACAGAAATTGGACCGTTTCTCGCATTCTATTTCGTCGCGAaccattttattatttattttgaaaaagtGTGAACAACAAGTAATTTAATTTTGCGATAATTTTTGTCTTGAAAATACCGTAGCTTCATAATGTTAGTCAAATCTCGTGcccatgcatataatatattgattattttgtattagaAATCATTAATCATATAATTCCTCCTTAAATCCTAAATATATGGGTTTTTTTcgcattttcttaaaaattaagaaaattataggaaaaaaatttgtataaaaataaaCTTTCTATTCATTCAAAAAATGTTGCGTAATTTTCAAGAGGTATATTagtaataaaaaaacaaaagaaaaaatgatACTAAATGTAAAAACTAGATTATATATTTGAGATAAACATGTATAACTGCAACGAATGAAATAGAAATTTGAAGTTATTTTTcccaatattttctatttttcttacATCGATACGGAGTTTGgttcaattttcattatttccTTGTAATggaacttaaaattatttttattttttgaatggTCGTTTTGGGTTAATTGTATTGACTTTCAACccaaagaaaatttcaaaattgtttggaaattatgaAGACTGATAAAATCAAACTAGGGTAAATGGATAAGATAAAAAATTTGGATAACATGTCTTGACCATTTTTTTGATATTTACGCTCATCGTACATAAATTTTtaagagtagatctcttgtgagatgatcacacgaatctttatttgtgagacatgtcaatcttatcgatattcacaataaagaataataatcttagcataaaaaataatattttttcatgtatgacccaaataaaatatttcgtctcacaaaatacgactcgtgagaccgtctcacataagttttagTCCATTTTTAATCATGCATGCATGATATACAAGTTGCATGCAACTTGTCGTGTGGTATgagataattaattttttttattttcacaaTAAGTAATCAATTAAGTTACATTTGTTAACGCTAAAAATTTCTAATACATAAATTAACTTGtgaactttattttattttaaatgaaatgtCATTACTTCTTATTGAAATACCACAGATAATTTGAAAGTGCCTTTAttaaatattgaaatatttaatgaaaatattactttttattgtaaatatcggtacacgtctcacagataaagattcgtgagactgtctcacaataTACCTACTCAATTTATGTACATGAGGAAATTGGTTTAAATatgaataaaaattttaatacgCGTGATCATTTTCTATTACATTAAGCCAAATTTTAGTCGTACATGCATGTAAAATATAAGTTATGCGAACcatttcaattaaaataaaaactgaatatCCATATAcacaatttttatatatatatatatattgtgtgtgtgtgtgtaaaaatgTTGATTCTTGCATAATCCAAAAGTGTAGATTGTCAGCTCAAATGTAGACAAAACAGCTAAAAGGTTGAGAAAATTCAGACAAGAACGAGTCATGCGACTCATGCCCACGGGCCTTGTTGATCAAGAACTCTTGGGGTTCAATTCTTCGAGACAAAATTTTCACCAAAAAAAGTATATTCTCCCAAAAATCCTaaaggaaaaataaattcaatttcaTCCATCTTTCACGTTCCACAGTATACGAACTGGTCACATGGCTTATATATTTTTAGTATCTATAAGGAGATAaattcattaatgaaaaataaaatataatcgtGACAAGCATTTCAATAACTAGCACATTTAACCGATCAACATAATTAGTCAGGATTTTTAAGAATTCAGTCGCATGGCTGATCAATATATGATCAAAATAATCGTTAATTTTAGAAAATAACTTTTTTTTGTCTATTAACTTGTTCTATTTTGAGTTTCGCTCTATTAAGTATTCAAATTtcggttgtatatatatatattttcatattttccaAAATGTTGGCGCGATATCGCAAATGTTGATGTGACACATGAAATTATCGATATAAATGGAACAACATCAATTATTAAACTAAAAtatccaaaaaaattaaaatagttaatggataaaaaaaaatttcatttaattttactacatatttttaaaaaatagttaaTATGACCGCCTTGATATTTTTGTATTTAACTATTTAAAGTACTtggtaaaaatatatattaaaatcttttattgtaatataatttatgattttaacgTATTTCTATTTCTCATTTATATGgctaattatatatattgttaTATATCCATTCATTTACAAATCATAATCCATGCATTAGTTGATTTTATACGCCATCGTCTGTACTGATGCAAAAGAGTCTCTTGATCTTCTGTTAATGAAAATACCTAAATCTAAAATATAATATGCGcgtaaaacatatttttaaatgatatccacaataataaatttataaaataaataatattattcgTTAACATTAAGGGGAAAAAAAGAATGAAATAAATGTTTTTGCCTAATTTTGACAAGCTTTACACCATAGGATTctttactttaaaaaaaaacaagagagaaataAAATGACCATGTTGGCTCCGTTGAACCAAAAAAAAAGTGCATGCATGGGTAGAAGATTCAGAAAAGCTTGCTTGCGAACTCATCGATGTCTATCCTTTTAATGGAGGACGATGCAGCAAGATCTCTGAGCTCCGACATGCTTCTTCCCAACTGCAGGCACAccttcatttcaaataattCTCCATTCTCCCTTCTCTCCGTATCATCTTCCCTCAGGTTCGATTCAATCGATTCTTCCATCAGCTTGAAGAATCCCGCGTTGCTCCGGTACATTTCGAACACCATTCCTACCTGCCCGCCGTGCTCGAATGCATTCACAACACTCGCCAACGCGCCGCCGAAAACGCCCAGCATCACTGCCCAACCACCATGGGAAGGGGAGCCAACTAATGAGGAACCCACGGCGGCTAAACCCGTCAGAATTGGGGCCGTAATGGCAAGAactttgttgagttttaatgctTTGTTGGCCAATCTCAAATAGTCTTCCCTATCTTTTATTCTCATGACGTTCACTATCTCTCTCATTTCTTCCTCTAATTTCCCGTCCCAGCCGTTGAAATCTTTGTTCCCGCCTGGACCTTTTGACTGTCTCCGCCGCTGCTCCGTCGGCCACCAAACTGCGGGCTCCACCGTCTCAGGGAATTTTTCCAGCATTACGCCAAGGAGAGGAAGTGGGTAAGCTTTATCCAGGGCCAACACTTTTTCCATTAATTCTTTAACATCAACCGCCGTAGGGTTCCCTATGCAAATCATCGTCTGGATTTGATTATAAAGCTGCTTGAACAGCCTGGCAGCGTTTCGTTGTTCTTCAGCAAGCTGAGACGGCTGAATCGTATTCACGATCGACAGCATCCCAGTTGCGGCCACGTACATGGCAGTGGATGAAAGCTTCAAAGCAGCCTCCGGAGCTCCAGCGCTTATGGCGGCAATTCCTGCCATCATTGCAGCAGCCAGAGTGATCGCATTGATTGAATTCAAAAGAAGACTATTCCAGTGGGTTCTTTGATCTCCAATATTGTTGTGCATTTCAACTCTATCTGCAACTGCTTCCAAGATTGCGTAAATCTTTGCCATCACCAAAGGATCCGCTCCATTAttctcaaatcttttaaatcccGTGCTAATGCTAATGGGACTCACACGTTTTTCAATACTTTCATGGAGTTCGAGTTCATCCAAACTACTCGTTCGGAGCTCGGGAAGAGAAATACTGGTGACCCGTTGCGGGATGTTAATGGCTGCCCTGACAATTCCTTTTTGCTGCAAATTAGAAGAAGAAAACATGAATGAATTCAATAAGCTCGAAGATTTTAAGGTTGCCATATTCTTTTTCCTGCTTAATTTCTTTGAAATCTATATGCTTTGATTTTACTCTGTCAGGTGTTTTCGGAAATACAATTTTTGAGAAGTGGTGAGATTCGAATGGGAAGGATTGCATGTGGCAAGTGCATTTATAGAGAATTGGAAATTTGACTGTTGACTAATTAATTGAAtttcaaaaatgaaataaatttcaACATATCCTATGTTTGAATTGAACCGGCAAtggttaaatattaaatatatactaAAATTGTGACCGTTTGCATTCAATTTTGTAGTGAACAATTATCTTGAAAACAATTCGTGGACAACTAATTTAgccattattatttttttatcgtGAAAGTGCTATAATTATAATGTGAATGAACTCTAATTATAATCAGTGTTCTAAAAAACACGCTTGAGATTGAAGCTCGACAAAAACGCTCTGCTTCGGGAAAAGCGGAAAAAAGCGGTCAAACTGTAATTTGATCGAATTAGGCGTAATGAAGACGTTTAATTAAGCATGTTTAATCATAATTTATCGTAtctgtttattttttatttttttattttgaaagtatgtatttttattttaaaataataaatcagaTTTATAATTTAgaagtttattttttaattttaattataactAAACGTGTCTGACAatgatttgaaaaatatttagcaATTTTTAAGGTAGTCTAGTTTCAAAGAcaaataaagattgtaattttgagatttttatgtttttataaatatgagaattaacGTATCatacttaaatttatcatatttatgtattattttatctatttattggctTGAGATAGTTACAATTACACTGAAGatgaaaaaatgttttttcacgTTTAAGTCCGTGCTAATCTCGCTTAAGCTTAAAAAGTTTGGAGCTCGACATCTACGATCCGGGACGCTTCACGCTTTTTAGAACCTTGATTATAATATAACATACACACATTACGCATCAGATTAATTATTATTTccacatgattatatatatatatatatatatatatatatatatatatatatatataacaaattaAGAAGATATACTATATAAAGAATATTTTGAAACACATAATGTAGTTTAAATATATAGTTTATTTACTTTCTCTACCTCACTTTGGAATAAATCgaaatttttatataattttaaattacatTCTCTAAAATAAGCAGCAGCATATAATAGAACAGTATTGCCCCTTTTTCTAAAAGAACGAGAGTTTTGAAATGGACTTCCAACTCAaagaatatttcaaaataattctGAAAGCTAAAAAACGAAACCAGTCAAAATTGTCCAAAGAACGAGCCAAAGATCTCGGACAACTCAACCATTTTCGCCTTGACTATTttattgacatttaaaatagaGCAGCTctgttgtgagacggtctcacgaatcattATCAGTGATAcgacttttagcataaaaagtaatacattttcatgaatgacccaaataagatatatgtctcacaaaatacgacccgtgagaccgtctcacacaaatttttgccttaaaaATATTCTATTTTTTTCCAATTTCAATAAATGGGCAAGTTGCtcgctaaataaaattaatgacgGGAAATTAAAATAATCTACTTCGAGCAAATGAAAAATTAGTGGTCGAGGTAAATAACTTAGAATTACGTATTGAATATTTGCTATGAAATGTGGGatgaaaatattaatatcatTCTTTTCTCAATCGTACCATATTGTTTAATGCtaaaaaattaagtccatgAAAGATACCTCGTTAATTCATTCGTTTTTTTATCTGCAAGTATgagtattcttttttttttttttttttttgcttcgaATTGGACCCGCCGTGAATAATGAATATTAAGGCTAAAGACTCGCCGATGGTTTCAAGGGATGGCTAACAGTTGTTTGGCAATTGTACACTACAACTTTAATTTGTAGTCTGGCGCATGCGCTTAAATTATTCAAAAGTATTTGTTGTAATAATTGTTTTTGTTGGatagattaaaaaaattatacgatttaaaagatttaaattacaTCATTATTATctgttataatttttaataaaattaattattaatcacAATAAATCAGGGACACAATTCTTGAAAAGCAGACTCTTGATTGATGGAGCCTGCTGCATGCATGTACAGGTTTCTGGTTTAGGCACGATAATCCTGACGAGATCTTCTACGCATAAATAGTCCAATCGAGTTGATATTTTTTTAGTCATATTTGATATAACACAATACTTAATCCTAAAAAACAAGAAGTTAGGCCAAAAATCCAACTTATTAGATTAGTATTTTAGAAAATTTCCTCATATACGTCTACAAATAAagataatataaattttgattcaAAAAATTACATTATGGCCCAACTCAAAAAATTAACAGTGTTACATTGAGATCGAAATATATGATTTGGGTAAGTTCTAAACTTTAGTATAcatacacaatttatcaataAATTATGTCAAACTTCTATGTTAACATTTTATTATGTCAAAAACCAGCTTGAAATATGTTAACATTTTATAATGACAGTGATAAACTAATTGGATAGGAGATCGTTATTTTGAGGAACCTATGTTAGACTGATTATATATGTTTTGCGGTATAAAAATGAAATAAGGTTTCAGACAATAGAACGAGTCCAAGCCACGGGGCTTGGTCAAGAGCTCAATTCAtggagtcaattttttttttccaaaaccattaataattaaattttcgtGATCAAAGTTCGAGATTCAAACCGTCACTTTCACCATTCTTTCAAGTTAGACAACATGCAAAAACAAATTTTATGGGCGTTGGCCGAGTTTTGTCATTCTAATCTTGCACATTATAAGTTCTGAAACTTGAAATATGCACGTCTAAAATTTTCCTTTTATATATTCAGTGTATAAGATGGCGATATCAAATTATTAACAACTCTTACAAATGATATCAATTGGACTAAAAAAGCATACGAGGAAGACACAGCATTTGACAGATCTTGAAAAAGAATAGATCATTTAAGAGTTAACAGTTGGATATTCAAGAAAAGTTTCAGAATCAACAAAACAGTTAGGATGGCTTGTAATACTTCGTTGGAACAAAAGGCATTTTTGTAACTGATCCATCATATGATTTTCCCCTTATCACAATCTTTACTTTAGTACCGGCCTTGTGTAATCCAGATTTCACATACCCCATTGCAATGTTCTTCTTCAGACACGGACTGAATCCCCCGCTCGTGATTTCCCCAATGTTTTGTCCCTTCTCGTCTTGAATCTCACTATGACTTCGAGCAGGTGGACCAGAAGAAATAAACCCGACTCTCCTAATTGATGGCCCTTCTTCGATTTGCTTGAGTATTACTTCAGCACCCAAGAATCCTCCCTCAGCTCTTCGTCTTTTACCAATGGCCCATGTTAATCCTGCCTCCACAGGTGTTATGTGCTGCTCCATGTCGTTACCATACAAGCACAGTCCAGCTTCTAGGCGAAGGCTGTCCCGAGCGCCCAACCCTGTTAATCTTACCTTATTCTCAGATTTGTCAAGAATCGCTTTCGCAAGATCAACTGCATGCTCTGAAGGGACGGAGATTTCAAAGCCATCTTCGCCTGTGTACCTGGAGGTTTGTAAAGTTTAATGCCATTTTTTAACTGATGGAACGGACAGAGAACAGAATCTTCATCCATTAATGCTATGACAATGGATTAGAGAATCAGTGAATTCGACATCTTAAAGCAGCGTGAAAACACAGAGCAGTATAATGACACAACTGAATCACCCCACCATACCTTTGCACATTTCATCAACTGTGCCAAACTTCAATGCTTGTGGTGGTTGTAATGATGGACAGATATATTCTAATAGGAACGAAATATGTTACGCAGCAAACAGAAGAGACCAAACCTTGTTCTTTCTACCGAAGACACGATCATTTAAGCTTTCACATAAATGACATTCAAATAACATACCCTGTTCGAGTAAGATAGCAGGTCGATCCATTGATGTCTATCACTTTGAAGTCACTAAAGTATATCTTGCTCAAATCTTCTTTTGTCAGGTGCTGGAGAACTGGGGCAGCCAGAGGCCCCTGCACAAGAGAGGCAAGAGAATTTTAAAATCTGCAAATATTCAAATACAAAGGAGCATAGAAAAAACGTGCTTGGAATAGCAGATAGTTTCATAATAGCATTGTCTAAATAAGCAGAATACAGTGCCCAGTGCCTTGGGATGGGAAACTCAATTAAAAGAGCGAGTGCACAAATAAGCAACGTAATTGCAATATTCTCCAATGTACATTTCATTAATTCCCAAATCAGAGATTGTTATTTTATGTAAACCAACCAACTCAACCATAGATCGAGCCCTTCAAATGAAAGGCCCCATTAATAGACACCTTTTTCAAGCTCAATAGCTAGGAGTGATATTCAATCAAATTAtgtgaaatataaaaataaccAAAACAAGAAATGTCACCACGGACCTGCAGAGCTAGAAGGGAACGCTCATCATGAATGTGCCACGAAACGTCGCCACCTTTTGATGTGAATGCCTTCATGTGTTCCTCAATATGGGCAAGATCCTTGTCTCTGCAGCCAGCATTAACAACCAGGTATATGTGATCATTGGTCACCTTGGTGACCACCGAATCATCAATGGAGCCTCCCTTCTCGTTTGTAAACACAGTCAAAGTCCCAGTCCCAGGTGCAAGCCCAGCAACATCAGCAATGACAAGCTTTTCAAGGAAAGGAATGCAGTCCTTTCCTTTAAGACTAAGACCACACATATGGGAAACATCAAAGAGGGCACCATTCTCCCTACAATTTATGGTAGAGTCCATAATTGAGTCTTTGTACTGGATTGGCATACCCCAACCAGCAAAAGGCACCATTTTCCCACCATGGGCGACATGAAAGTCATATAGAACAGTTTTCTTGAGATCAGCTTCGGATGCAAAGCACCGACGAACTACAGTCTTCTTGTCGCCATGAGCCAAACTGCGAGTTATAGATTGACCAAGTTGCCACAATCCCCCTCCTCTCATCTTTGTAAACGTCTGCTCTAAAGGAAATGCGAGTAAAGCATTACCAATCGCAGAAAAATATTGATCCTGGAGCTAAACAATACGCACCATAAAAGAAGAAGAGAGCATCTAGAATAACCAAGAGAAATAAAAGGGCTTCCAAATGAGGCAATGCATAAATTATAATGACAATGATCAAATAACATTGGATTCAAGACAGCTTTTGGCATCCAATACACGGAGTAAAATCAGCACCTCGACTGCATTAACAACCACTGGATACAATCTTTCGGCCACATCTTATACGGATTGAAAAGCAGAAAGTCATGCATTACCTAATTAAAACGTAAATCTCGAAGCTGGATCCCAATACAAAGATTCATAAAAAAAAGAAGATCTTTAATGTGCCtagaaataaaacaaaacgaCAATGTACCAAAAACAGAAAATACGCAGTCTTGGACCAATAGTTACTATCAAACATGGAATATtgagatataaaaaaaaaaaaaaacagagaggGAAGGAAAGAATCAAAGCATACACATTACCTTGAGCACCGAGGATCCCTTCTCTTGAGAATGGTTTGTGTGGGAAGTTTGTTACATGAAATAGAGGAAAGCTGTCGCAATCCAGGCAACTGAGATATAAATTATGCGTTAAAAATGGAGTAAGATTTAAGTTTTGTGATATATCGAGTATTTATTTTCTGGAAATTAaaatgaataataataaaaataataaaaaaaaatggagagaGTTAGTGGGTGGAGGAGGCATTCTCAGCCCAATCAAGACCCAATCTTTAGTGAGTGGTGATGCGAATACATAATTACCCAATTTCTCGATCGATTTGCTTGTCTGGTAGAGGACGAGCTTCATGGATGTGGCTCGCCTGCCAGCGTAGGATCAAAATGCCTATTTCACCAAGATCTTAAATTCAGACCAGATCTCGGGTTCGATATTCTAAATATAAATATTCACtcgagttaaaaaaaaaaaatgtctgTTGTTCTGGTAAGGAAAGAAACGCGTCCATAGACGATCCTATTTATCTATGTAGAAACATTGGTTAGATACttatatatgcatatatattaGGAGGAGTGCATTAAATCAAAGCCAATTTGAGTATAATTT from Primulina eburnea isolate SZY01 chromosome 6, ASM2296580v1, whole genome shotgun sequence encodes:
- the LOC140833572 gene encoding probable F-box protein At4g22030 — translated: MATLKSSSLLNSFMFSSSNLQQKGIVRAAINIPQRVTSISLPELRTSSLDELELHESIEKRVSPISISTGFKRFENNGADPLVMAKIYAILEAVADRVEMHNNIGDQRTHWNSLLLNSINAITLAAAMMAGIAAISAGAPEAALKLSSTAMYVAATGMLSIVNTIQPSQLAEEQRNAARLFKQLYNQIQTMICIGNPTAVDVKELMEKVLALDKAYPLPLLGVMLEKFPETVEPAVWWPTEQRRRQSKGPGGNKDFNGWDGKLEEEMREIVNVMRIKDREDYLRLANKALKLNKVLAITAPILTGLAAVGSSLVGSPSHGGWAVMLGVFGGALASVVNAFEHGGQVGMVFEMYRSNAGFFKLMEESIESNLREDDTERRENGELFEMKVCLQLGRSMSELRDLAASSSIKRIDIDEFASKLF
- the LOC140834775 gene encoding aminomethyltransferase, mitochondrial-like, whose protein sequence is MRGGGLWQLGQSITRSLAHGDKKTVVRRCFASEADLKKTVLYDFHVAHGGKMVPFAGWGMPIQYKDSIMDSTINCRENGALFDVSHMCGLSLKGKDCIPFLEKLVIADVAGLAPGTGTLTVFTNEKGGSIDDSVVTKVTNDHIYLVVNAGCRDKDLAHIEEHMKAFTSKGGDVSWHIHDERSLLALQGPLAAPVLQHLTKEDLSKIYFSDFKVIDINGSTCYLTRTGYTGEDGFEISVPSEHAVDLAKAILDKSENKVRLTGLGARDSLRLEAGLCLYGNDMEQHITPVEAGLTWAIGKRRRAEGGFLGAEVILKQIEEGPSIRRVGFISSGPPARSHSEIQDEKGQNIGEITSGGFSPCLKKNIAMGYVKSGLHKAGTKVKIVIRGKSYDGSVTKMPFVPTKYYKPS